The Legionella cincinnatiensis genome includes a region encoding these proteins:
- the trmB gene encoding tRNA (guanosine(46)-N7)-methyltransferase TrmB, which produces MQRQIKSYVLRAGRVSNRQRQGLELWLKNYELTVSGSPWDLNNEFTRSADTIVEIGFGMGASLLAMAKNNPELNYIGIEVHLAGVGSLAADLHEHQLSNVRIVANDAVEVFHTQLLDNSLAGVQIFFPDPWHKKRHHKRRLIQTAFIQLLVQKIRPGGFIHCATDWQEYAEHMLHVLSMEQALRNLQTDGGYSPRPLSRPLTKFENRGERLGHGIWDLIFTKLT; this is translated from the coding sequence ATGCAGCGTCAGATAAAAAGTTATGTGTTACGAGCTGGGCGAGTAAGTAATCGACAACGCCAAGGTTTGGAGCTTTGGTTAAAGAATTATGAGCTCACTGTAAGTGGAAGTCCTTGGGATTTGAACAACGAATTTACACGATCAGCGGATACTATAGTTGAAATAGGATTTGGAATGGGGGCTTCGTTGTTGGCGATGGCAAAGAATAATCCTGAACTTAACTATATCGGAATAGAAGTACATCTTGCGGGGGTGGGGAGTTTGGCTGCTGATTTACATGAACATCAATTATCTAATGTGCGTATTGTAGCGAATGATGCTGTAGAAGTATTTCATACTCAATTACTCGACAATTCACTTGCGGGAGTGCAGATTTTTTTTCCAGACCCATGGCATAAAAAGCGTCACCATAAAAGACGTTTAATTCAGACAGCATTTATTCAATTACTTGTACAAAAAATTAGACCTGGAGGATTTATTCACTGTGCTACCGACTGGCAAGAATATGCAGAGCATATGCTCCATGTTTTATCCATGGAGCAAGCTTTAAGAAATCTCCAGACCGATGGCGGATATTCTCCAAGACCTTTATCACGGCCACTGACAAAGTTTGAGAATCGAGGTGAGCGTTTAGGGCATGGCATTTGGGACCTAATTTTTACTAAATTAACGTGA
- the rpmG gene encoding 50S ribosomal protein L33 — protein sequence MAAVTIKVKMESTAGTGYYKTTTKNPRNHPEKMELMMYDPKVRKHVLFKEKKVK from the coding sequence ATGGCAGCTGTCACTATTAAAGTGAAAATGGAGTCCACAGCAGGAACTGGATACTACAAAACTACAACGAAGAATCCACGGAACCATCCTGAAAAGATGGAACTCATGATGTATGATCCAAAAGTACGTAAGCATGTGCTCTTCAAAGAGAAAAAAGTAAAATAA
- the rpmB gene encoding 50S ribosomal protein L28: protein MSRVCQVTGKRPMTGHKVSHANNKTKRRFLPNIQNHSFWVEEEKRFVTLKLSTKGMRIIDKLGIKAVLDKLRAKGEKI, encoded by the coding sequence ATGTCTAGAGTATGTCAGGTAACTGGCAAGCGACCCATGACTGGCCACAAAGTGTCGCACGCTAACAATAAAACTAAAAGACGCTTTCTGCCTAATATTCAAAACCATAGTTTTTGGGTTGAAGAAGAAAAACGATTTGTCACATTAAAACTTAGTACCAAAGGTATGCGTATTATAGACAAGTTAGGTATAAAAGCAGTTCTGGATAAACTCAGAGCTAAAGGCGAAAAAATATAA